The genomic region AAGCACCTGCCGGAGCTGAAGGTACGGCTGGTGAACGTCGTCGACCTCATGCGCCTGCAACCGGAGACCGCGCACCCGCACGGCCTGCCGGACAACGAGTTCGACACCATCTTCACAGCGGACCGGCCGGTCATCTTCGCGTACCACGGCTATCCGTGGCTGATCCACCGACTCACCTACCGGCGTACCAACCACGAGAATCTGCACGTGCGCGGTTACAAGGAGGAGGGCACCACCACCACACCGTTCGACATGGTGATGCTCAACGACCTGGACCGGTTCCACCTGGTCATCGACGTCATCGACCGGGTGCCGGGGCTGGCCGCCCGCGCCGCGCACCTGCGCCAGCGGATGGTCGACGCCCGGCACGCGGCCCGGGACTACACCCGCGAGCACGGCGAGGACGATCCGCAGGTGGCGGAGTGGCGCTGGGTCCGCGAAACCGACCCGACGAATCGTTGAGGAGGACGACGTGCGTGACGCCGAGATCCTGGTCGGCTACGACGGCTCCACCGACGCCTCGGTGGCAGTGAACTGGGCGCTTGAGGAGGCCGAGCACAGCGGCCAGCCGGTGCGGCTGGCGTACGTCTTCGAGTGGTTGACAGTGGCCAGTTGGGTCGGTCCGGGCGTGGCACCCGGTATCTGGCCGGACGACACCGCCCGTCGACAGGTCGACGACCTGGTCCACAAGGCCGCGGCGGACGCCACGGCACAGCATCCCGGGCTGACAGTCACCGGCCAGGTGTACGACGGCCCGCCCGCGCTGGTGTTGCAGGAACGCTCGGCCGACGCCGGACTGCTGGTGCTCGGCAGCCGTGGCCACGGCGGGTTCGGTGGGCTGCTGGCCGGGTCGACGGCGGTGGCGGTCGCCGCGCACGCGCGGTGCCCCGTCGTGGTGGTCCGCGACGGGACCGCCGGCGGGACGGACGGGCCGGTAGCGGTCGGCGTGGACGGCTCGGAGCAGTCGCTCGTGGCGCTCGGCTTCGCTGCCGAACGGGCAGCGCGGCGGCGGGTGCCGCTGCGGGTGCTGCACGCCTGGACCGAAGGGCCGAGCGCGGCTGCCGGCGTGTCGGGCGAGCAGGCCGCCGTGGAGCAGGCAGTGGAGCCGTGGCGGCAGACGTTTCCCGAGCTGGCCGTCACCGTCGACCTCGT from Micromonospora profundi harbors:
- a CDS encoding universal stress protein yields the protein MRDAEILVGYDGSTDASVAVNWALEEAEHSGQPVRLAYVFEWLTVASWVGPGVAPGIWPDDTARRQVDDLVHKAAADATAQHPGLTVTGQVYDGPPALVLQERSADAGLLVLGSRGHGGFGGLLAGSTAVAVAAHARCPVVVVRDGTAGGTDGPVAVGVDGSEQSLVALGFAAERAARRRVPLRVLHAWTEGPSAAAGVSGEQAAVEQAVEPWRQTFPELAVTVDLVPGSPAAMMIEASRTARLVVVGSRGRGGLAGMLLGSVSQQLIQHSGCPVAVVRER